The genomic region ACTCTTTGCGAGGTATCTATGACAAAAGCTGATCTCGTTGACGCAGTATTCGGAAAGGTGGGACTTTCCAAGATCGAGTCCCAAAATATTATCGAGATGATCTTTGACACCATCCGACAGACCCTCGTCGAGGGAGAATCGGTAAAGGTCTCGGGTTTCGGCACATTCAATGTGAAGAAGAAGAATGCGAGAAGGGGAAGGAATCCCAAAACCGGCGCTGATCTTGAGATCACGCCGCGCAAGGTCATTACCTTCAAGGCGAGTAACCAGCTCAAAGACGTCGTAGAAAAGGTACATGAATAGATCCTCTGTTGAGAACATCGTTAAGGCCAGGCGGCCTTATCCCGACAAACTCTTTTACAAGATCGGGGAGGTGAGCAAGATAGCCGATGTGGAGCCCTATGTCCTGAGGTACTGGGAAACGGAGTTCCCCTTTCTGAGACCGAGGAAGAACAAGTCAGGGCAGAGGGTTTACGTAAAAAAGGACCTGGAACTCGTCCTTCAGATAAAGAAGATGCTCCATGAAGAGCGATACACCATCGAAGGTGTGAGGAAGAAGTTCGGAGAGAACGAACCGCCGAAACCGATACCAACCCCCGTCGTCCAGTCCTCGCCAAGAGAAGTAATCGAAAACGTCAAGAAGAGGCTCAGAGCGATCCTGAGCAGACTCCAGTAATCGGGGCGTAGCGCAGCCTGGTAGCGCACTCGCTTGGGGTGCGAGTGGTCGCCCGTTCAAATCGGGTCGCCCCGACCAATTAAATCAAGGGTTTACGAGATTCTGTAAGGTTTTTTGAT from Thermodesulfovibrionales bacterium harbors:
- a CDS encoding integration host factor subunit alpha, with the translated sequence MTKADLVDAVFGKVGLSKIESQNIIEMIFDTIRQTLVEGESVKVSGFGTFNVKKKNARRGRNPKTGADLEITPRKVITFKASNQLKDVVEKVHE
- a CDS encoding MerR family transcriptional regulator → MNRSSVENIVKARRPYPDKLFYKIGEVSKIADVEPYVLRYWETEFPFLRPRKNKSGQRVYVKKDLELVLQIKKMLHEERYTIEGVRKKFGENEPPKPIPTPVVQSSPREVIENVKKRLRAILSRLQ